One window of the Klebsiella oxytoca genome contains the following:
- a CDS encoding LysE family translocator, which translates to MYLSSLMAIAAVLIMGVISPGPSFIYVARNAVARSRLHGLVTALGTGMGAAIFSIMAMMGLQKILTAVPEMFIGLKVAGGLYLLWLGYKIYRGAAQPMDFAAGGMAAEHSLFKTFRDGLYTQLSNPKTALVFASIFTALLPERIPLSFYYIVPLMSFLIDVSWYSLVALVLSSARPRSVYLRMKHKIDIVTATVLGALGLRLIFTSWSK; encoded by the coding sequence ATGTACTTATCCAGCCTGATGGCTATTGCCGCAGTACTCATTATGGGCGTTATCAGTCCCGGCCCGAGCTTTATTTACGTCGCCCGCAATGCCGTCGCGCGCTCAAGGCTCCATGGCCTGGTCACCGCTCTGGGAACCGGTATGGGGGCCGCCATTTTTTCAATCATGGCGATGATGGGGTTGCAAAAAATCCTGACGGCGGTGCCGGAGATGTTTATCGGCCTGAAGGTCGCAGGCGGCCTGTATCTGTTATGGCTGGGCTATAAAATTTATCGCGGCGCGGCGCAGCCGATGGATTTTGCCGCAGGCGGCATGGCGGCGGAACATTCGCTATTCAAAACGTTCCGCGATGGCCTCTATACCCAGCTCAGCAACCCCAAAACGGCGCTGGTGTTCGCCTCAATTTTTACCGCTCTGCTGCCGGAACGCATTCCGCTGTCCTTCTACTATATCGTGCCGCTGATGAGCTTTCTGATTGATGTCAGCTGGTATTCGCTGGTGGCCCTGGTGCTCTCTTCCGCCAGACCGCGTAGCGTTTATCTGCGCATGAAGCATAAGATTGATATCGTCACCGCCACGGTGCTTGGCGCGCTCGGCCTGCGCCTGATTTTCACATCGTGGTCAAAGTAA
- a CDS encoding DeoR/GlpR family DNA-binding transcription regulator encodes MLDYAAFPKQRQALICQILQENGRVVCAELASRLNVSEHTIRRDLHELSREGYCKKVYGGAVMTLPEAGDYSARKEKNTATKSRIAQKCAKLVKPGGCIFIDTGTTNLAMAEALPTELALTVVTNSPEIAAVLLKKPLYDVVMLGGQIQRGSGGCVGASAVAQIQGMLFDQGFIGGCAMAPESGLTGFDYPDCEFKKAVIKQCSEIIVGLTSDKIPAVARFVVVDSSAIDVLVVEENISREYRDAFSEHDIRIYTV; translated from the coding sequence GTGCTCGATTATGCAGCTTTCCCCAAACAACGACAAGCGCTTATTTGCCAGATCTTGCAGGAGAACGGCAGAGTGGTTTGCGCAGAACTGGCCAGCCGTCTGAACGTCTCTGAGCATACGATTCGTCGTGATTTACATGAGCTTAGCCGCGAAGGCTACTGCAAAAAGGTCTACGGTGGCGCGGTGATGACCCTGCCTGAGGCGGGTGACTACAGCGCGCGGAAAGAGAAGAATACGGCGACAAAAAGCAGAATCGCGCAGAAATGCGCAAAGCTGGTGAAGCCCGGCGGCTGCATTTTTATCGACACCGGTACCACCAACCTGGCGATGGCGGAGGCGCTGCCAACCGAGCTGGCGTTAACGGTGGTAACCAATTCCCCCGAGATTGCCGCGGTATTGTTAAAAAAGCCGCTCTATGACGTGGTGATGCTTGGCGGCCAGATCCAGCGTGGCAGCGGCGGCTGCGTGGGAGCCTCGGCCGTCGCGCAGATTCAGGGCATGCTCTTCGATCAGGGCTTTATCGGCGGCTGTGCGATGGCGCCGGAATCCGGGCTGACGGGGTTCGACTATCCCGACTGCGAATTTAAAAAAGCGGTGATAAAACAGTGCAGCGAGATTATTGTTGGTCTGACTTCCGATAAGATCCCGGCGGTGGCGCGCTTCGTGGTGGTCGACAGCAGCGCCATTGATGTGCTGGTGGTTGAGGAGAACATCAGTCGGGAATATCGCGACGCTTTTAGCGAACACGATATTCGTATTTATACCGTTTAG
- a CDS encoding VOC family protein, with product MKIGHIALWTRQLDLQARFWVSFFDGEINEKYCSKNNPGFESFFVKIGEDISIELMTKPGLVDQTVDNNHTGWVHLAIAVGGAENVDMLAKRAAAQGILVSPPRTSGDGYYEAVIKDPDGNLVEIIA from the coding sequence ATGAAAATTGGTCACATCGCCCTGTGGACCCGCCAGCTTGACCTGCAGGCCCGTTTTTGGGTTTCGTTTTTCGACGGCGAAATTAATGAAAAGTACTGCAGCAAAAACAACCCCGGCTTTGAGTCCTTTTTTGTCAAAATTGGCGAGGACATTTCCATTGAGCTGATGACCAAACCGGGACTTGTCGACCAGACGGTGGATAATAACCATACTGGCTGGGTTCATCTGGCGATCGCGGTTGGTGGCGCTGAAAACGTGGATATGCTGGCGAAACGCGCCGCTGCGCAGGGGATTCTGGTTTCTCCGCCGCGAACCAGCGGAGACGGCTACTATGAGGCGGTGATTAAAGACCCGGATGGCAACCTGGTTGAAATCATCGCATAG
- a CDS encoding CatA-like O-acetyltransferase, family 1 produces the protein MANYRVIDKQNWPRKDHFDFYRGFANPSFNLCVPIEAQRLYECAKDRDVSFFQLALYALVRAANGVPQLKQRLLDDDIIEYDQLAVMTPVMTGQEGFRQVWCDNAADFAAFSRAATPNIEAAKRTAPAPLIVDGENFICASCLPWLHFSAITHAEYFVGAAVPALTWGKLKNGIVPVAGKFNHAFVDGLHASRFFALVEEAFAEPDTLWHSR, from the coding sequence GTGGCCAACTATCGCGTAATCGATAAACAAAACTGGCCGCGAAAAGATCATTTTGATTTCTATCGCGGTTTTGCCAACCCCAGCTTTAATCTTTGCGTTCCCATAGAAGCGCAGCGGCTATACGAATGTGCGAAGGACCGCGATGTCTCTTTTTTCCAGCTGGCGCTCTATGCGCTGGTTCGCGCGGCTAACGGCGTGCCGCAGCTTAAACAGCGGCTGCTGGATGACGATATTATCGAATATGACCAGCTGGCGGTGATGACGCCGGTGATGACCGGGCAGGAAGGTTTTCGCCAGGTCTGGTGCGACAATGCCGCCGATTTTGCCGCCTTTAGCCGTGCCGCTACGCCAAATATTGAAGCGGCAAAACGCACCGCGCCGGCGCCGCTGATCGTCGACGGCGAAAATTTTATCTGCGCCAGCTGCCTGCCGTGGCTGCACTTCAGCGCGATCACCCACGCCGAATATTTCGTCGGCGCAGCGGTACCTGCGCTCACCTGGGGCAAGCTTAAAAACGGTATTGTCCCGGTTGCCGGGAAATTTAATCATGCCTTTGTCGATGGCCTGCACGCCAGCCGCTTTTTCGCCCTCGTCGAAGAGGCTTTTGCCGAGCCCGATACCCTCTGGCATTCGCGCTAG
- a CDS encoding SfnB family sulfur acquisition oxidoreductase, with product MPDDKPIIHYTRQLPKAHVIRSDDEAIAIAHEIAAVLQPGAAQRDRSGIVPAEIIDTYSNSGLWGITVPRQWGGAEVSAATLAQVIAIISAADPSLGQIPQNHYCLLEDIRLQGSQEQQAFFFAQVLKGYRFANALSETGGKTVLDIRTRLEASDRGLRISGRKGYCTGSLYAHWIGILALDAENNAQLAFVPRDSAGLTVVDDWACLGQRTTASGTVLAEDLAVQPFHLFPTWKSYATPTLAGPFAQLTTAAIDLGIARAALNDTVSFVSEFARPWIDAGVERASEDPLTIYHIGQLDSRLAAADALLERAGKVLDRYKYDLSEENVAQASVAVARAKVFTTEAALEAASRLFELSGTRSTSNSLNLDRHWRNGRVHTLHDPVRWKYQLLGNWVLNGIPPQRHDWN from the coding sequence ATGCCCGACGATAAACCAATCATTCATTACACCCGCCAGCTTCCAAAGGCGCACGTTATTCGCAGCGATGACGAAGCTATCGCTATCGCCCATGAGATTGCCGCGGTGCTGCAGCCCGGCGCGGCACAACGCGATCGCAGCGGCATCGTACCGGCGGAAATTATCGACACCTATTCCAACAGCGGCCTGTGGGGGATCACCGTCCCGAGGCAATGGGGCGGAGCCGAAGTTTCCGCCGCGACGCTGGCCCAGGTGATTGCAATTATTTCCGCCGCCGACCCGTCGCTGGGACAGATACCGCAGAACCATTACTGCCTGCTGGAGGATATTCGTCTGCAGGGGAGCCAGGAGCAGCAGGCATTCTTCTTCGCTCAGGTGCTGAAAGGCTATCGCTTTGCCAACGCGCTTTCGGAAACCGGCGGCAAGACGGTGCTCGATATTCGCACTCGTCTTGAGGCCAGCGACCGAGGTCTGCGGATCTCCGGTCGTAAGGGCTATTGCACCGGTTCACTCTATGCCCACTGGATTGGCATTCTGGCGCTGGATGCTGAGAATAACGCCCAGCTGGCGTTTGTTCCGCGCGACTCCGCCGGGCTTACCGTGGTCGATGACTGGGCCTGCCTCGGGCAGCGTACCACCGCCAGCGGGACGGTACTGGCGGAAGATCTTGCCGTGCAGCCTTTTCATCTGTTCCCGACGTGGAAATCCTACGCCACCCCAACCCTTGCCGGGCCATTTGCCCAGCTCACTACCGCCGCCATCGATCTGGGTATCGCCCGGGCGGCGCTTAACGACACGGTGAGCTTTGTCAGCGAATTCGCCCGCCCGTGGATTGATGCCGGCGTCGAGCGCGCCAGCGAAGACCCGCTGACTATCTATCACATCGGCCAGCTCGATAGCCGACTGGCCGCCGCCGATGCGCTGCTGGAGCGGGCCGGAAAAGTGCTCGATCGCTACAAATACGATCTGAGCGAGGAGAACGTCGCGCAGGCGTCTGTCGCCGTGGCGCGCGCTAAGGTCTTTACCACCGAAGCGGCGCTGGAGGCCGCCAGCCGCCTGTTCGAACTTAGCGGCACCCGCTCAACCAGCAACAGCCTGAACCTCGATCGCCACTGGCGCAACGGGCGCGTCCATACCCTGCACGATCCGGTGCGCTGGAAATATCAGCTGCTGGGCAACTGGGTACTTAACGGCATTCCTCCGCAACGTCATGACTGGAACTGA
- a CDS encoding methionine ABC transporter permease, producing MNSALAFFADIDWEDVAQASLDTLTMLGWSLSFTVLIGLPLGIVLYLSGQPRLLHAPRLYRLLSLGVNVLRSLPFIILLIVMIPVTTLITGTSLGVEGTIPPLVVGCAPFFARLVETALREVEHGLVEASWSMGGNTWQLIWHTLLPESRSGLIAAVTVTAILLVDYTSMAGVIGGGGLGDLAIRFGYQRFQTDVMVITVLLLVALVQILQMSGDRLVKAMSRK from the coding sequence ATGAACAGCGCGCTGGCTTTTTTCGCTGATATTGACTGGGAGGACGTGGCGCAGGCCAGCCTCGACACCCTCACTATGCTGGGCTGGTCGCTGAGCTTTACCGTATTGATTGGTCTGCCGCTGGGGATCGTGCTCTATCTCAGCGGCCAGCCGCGTCTACTGCACGCTCCGCGCCTCTATCGCCTGCTGTCGCTGGGAGTCAACGTTCTGCGCTCGCTGCCGTTTATCATTTTATTAATCGTGATGATCCCGGTGACAACGCTGATTACCGGTACCTCGCTCGGGGTTGAAGGCACCATTCCGCCGCTGGTGGTTGGCTGCGCGCCCTTCTTTGCCCGGCTGGTGGAAACCGCGCTGCGGGAAGTAGAGCACGGGCTGGTAGAGGCCAGCTGGTCGATGGGCGGTAATACCTGGCAGCTCATCTGGCACACCCTGCTGCCGGAATCCCGCTCCGGGCTCATTGCCGCCGTTACCGTGACCGCGATTTTACTGGTTGATTACACCTCAATGGCCGGAGTGATCGGCGGCGGCGGACTGGGCGACCTGGCCATTCGCTTTGGCTATCAGCGCTTTCAAACGGATGTGATGGTGATAACCGTCCTGCTGCTGGTTGCGCTGGTGCAGATACTACAAATGAGCGGCGATCGTCTGGTAAAGGCGATGAGCCGTAAATAA
- a CDS encoding MetQ/NlpA family ABC transporter substrate-binding protein: protein MKKTTIAAGLLALFSLSVSASETLTVGATPVPHAEILEFVKPELAKQGVDLKIKVFNDFIQPNQQLAEKNLDANYYQYRPFLDNYNQTRHTTLLPVVGVHIEPFGAYSGKYNSIKEVPDGATVAIPNDPVNTGRALVMLSNAGLITLKNPQDPQSATKDIIANPHHFKIRELEGAMLARAVNQVDLAFIFANYALEAGIDTDKALLVEKGSDLYVEYLVARPDNINDPGIQKLAKALHSDSVRNFILTRYKGKILPGF from the coding sequence ATGAAAAAAACGACTATCGCAGCCGGGCTTCTGGCCCTCTTCTCTTTATCCGTCAGCGCCAGCGAGACGCTGACCGTGGGCGCAACGCCGGTTCCCCATGCCGAAATTCTCGAATTTGTGAAGCCGGAGCTGGCGAAACAGGGGGTCGACCTGAAAATCAAAGTCTTCAACGACTTTATCCAGCCAAACCAGCAGCTGGCGGAAAAAAACCTTGATGCCAACTACTACCAGTACCGCCCGTTCCTCGATAACTACAACCAGACCCGCCACACCACTCTGCTGCCGGTGGTCGGCGTGCATATTGAACCCTTTGGCGCTTATTCGGGTAAATATAACAGCATCAAAGAGGTGCCGGATGGCGCTACCGTTGCTATTCCGAACGATCCGGTGAATACCGGACGCGCGCTGGTAATGCTCAGCAACGCCGGGCTGATTACCCTGAAAAACCCGCAGGATCCGCAGTCGGCGACCAAAGATATTATTGCCAATCCGCACCATTTTAAAATTCGCGAACTGGAAGGGGCGATGCTGGCGCGGGCGGTAAATCAGGTCGATCTGGCGTTTATCTTCGCCAACTATGCGCTGGAGGCCGGGATTGATACCGACAAGGCGCTGCTGGTGGAAAAAGGCAGCGATCTTTACGTCGAGTATCTGGTGGCGCGCCCGGACAACATCAACGACCCAGGCATTCAGAAACTGGCGAAAGCCCTGCATTCAGATAGCGTGCGTAACTTCATCCTCACCCGCTATAAAGGCAAAATTTTGCCCGGTTTTTAA
- a CDS encoding methionine ABC transporter ATP-binding protein, whose amino-acid sequence MTQKLTARTHIQLSQISKAYPNGVQALRNINLEINQGEIFGIIGRSGAGKSTLLRLFNRLENADSGEIIIHGEPTRRYSRSHLRDLRRRVAMIFQHFNLMATKTVAQNVELPLKMAGVPRAERQKRVAEILELVGLNALRDSWPAKLSGGQKQRTGIARALVTQPEILLCDEATSALDPENTLAVLKLLKEINQRLGLTIVLITHEMDVIRTLCDRVAVLERGEIIEQGEVWRVFGHPRHEVTQSMLGTLHHDRADERSPLTGSQQLVTLHFDGSSGHEPNLQHIAALLGDDARLLYGSCEQIQGRVIGQLRVRLAKPLADPGLQQQSGWVADRLTLSDERTAENAGA is encoded by the coding sequence GTGACGCAAAAACTCACCGCCAGAACGCATATACAGTTAAGCCAGATAAGTAAAGCCTACCCCAACGGCGTGCAGGCGCTACGCAATATTAACCTCGAGATCAATCAGGGAGAGATCTTTGGCATTATCGGGCGCAGCGGCGCCGGAAAATCAACCCTGCTGCGCCTGTTCAATCGCCTGGAAAACGCCGATAGCGGCGAGATTATCATTCACGGCGAACCCACGCGGCGCTACTCCCGCAGCCATCTTCGCGATCTGCGCCGCCGGGTGGCGATGATTTTCCAGCACTTTAATTTAATGGCCACCAAAACGGTGGCGCAAAACGTTGAACTGCCGCTGAAAATGGCCGGAGTGCCGCGTGCGGAAAGGCAGAAACGGGTTGCGGAGATCCTCGAACTGGTCGGACTCAACGCCCTGCGCGACAGCTGGCCGGCGAAGCTTTCCGGCGGTCAGAAGCAGCGTACCGGCATCGCCCGCGCGCTGGTCACACAGCCGGAGATCCTGCTGTGTGACGAAGCCACTTCCGCCCTCGACCCGGAAAATACCCTGGCGGTGCTGAAGCTGCTGAAAGAGATTAATCAGCGCCTCGGACTCACTATCGTACTGATCACCCACGAGATGGACGTCATTCGCACCCTCTGCGATCGGGTCGCCGTGCTCGAGCGCGGAGAAATTATCGAACAGGGCGAGGTGTGGCGCGTATTTGGCCATCCCCGGCATGAAGTCACGCAAAGTATGCTCGGCACGCTGCATCACGATCGCGCGGATGAGCGTTCGCCGCTAACCGGCAGTCAGCAGCTGGTCACGCTGCATTTTGACGGCAGCAGCGGGCATGAACCCAACTTACAGCATATCGCCGCCCTGCTGGGCGACGACGCGCGACTGCTGTACGGTAGCTGCGAGCAGATTCAGGGACGGGTTATCGGTCAACTGCGGGTACGCCTCGCGAAACCGCTGGCTGACCCCGGCCTCCAGCAGCAATCCGGCTGGGTGGCGGACCGCTTAACCTTATCCGACGAGCGCACAGCAGAGAATGCTGGCGCTTAG